A part of Paenibacillus sp. IHBB 10380 genomic DNA contains:
- a CDS encoding LysR family transcriptional regulator, with amino-acid sequence MESGDLRIFQAVAREGSITKAAQMLNYVQSNVTTRIQYLETQLKIPLFRRSNRGMTLTPAGVNLLEYADKILTLMDEAVKSTQYSDHPAGPLRIGSIETTAVIHLTPLLTEYHSRYPDVNLSLITGVTHGLLQKVLDYELDGAFVYGPIDYPDIEYVAAFEEELVLISEPGKSDIRELLTKPMLFFDVGCTHRRRAESFLSESGLTSYKIMEFGTLEVILGGVSAGLGVSMLPRSSIAKAEEAGIITSHRLPEKYRDLQVWFVHRRDSIYSSALLRLLQWIEQEGTVF; translated from the coding sequence ATGGAAAGCGGAGATTTGAGAATATTTCAAGCCGTAGCGCGCGAGGGTAGCATAACGAAGGCCGCGCAAATGTTGAATTATGTACAGTCTAATGTGACTACCCGAATTCAGTATCTTGAGACTCAGTTGAAGATACCCCTTTTTCGGCGATCCAATCGGGGGATGACGCTAACTCCGGCTGGCGTGAACCTGCTGGAATATGCGGATAAAATACTGACTTTGATGGACGAGGCTGTGAAATCTACACAATACTCGGACCATCCTGCAGGTCCTCTCCGGATAGGTTCCATCGAGACGACAGCGGTCATTCATTTGACCCCTCTATTGACCGAGTATCACTCACGATATCCCGATGTTAATTTATCCCTCATTACGGGTGTGACACATGGTCTCTTACAAAAGGTGTTGGATTACGAACTAGATGGAGCCTTTGTCTATGGACCCATTGACTATCCAGATATAGAATACGTTGCGGCTTTCGAAGAGGAGTTGGTGCTGATCTCGGAACCGGGGAAGAGCGATATACGCGAATTGCTTACGAAACCGATGTTGTTTTTCGACGTTGGATGCACACATCGCAGAAGAGCTGAGAGCTTCTTAAGCGAAAGCGGGCTGACCTCCTATAAAATTATGGAATTTGGAACACTAGAAGTGATTCTAGGTGGGGTTTCCGCTGGGCTCGGCGTGTCTATGCTACCACGATCTTCGATTGCCAAGGCGGAAGAAGCAGGAATAATCACTTCCCACCGTCTGCCTGAAAAGTACCGGGATTTGCAGGTATGGTTTGTACATCGGCGGGACTCGATTTACTCTAGTGCGTTATTAAGATTACTCCAATGGATTGAACAGGAGGGTACGGTGTTTTGA
- a CDS encoding sensor histidine kinase gives MKLVHQINLAFGIALVLVLSVTAVVIHHVLLDHFIGVQKEDLKTMSVAMTASLSQESAENMVIGDPFTMLPAIISPATAGVEAILTDETGNVVSTSVPMDRIEIVMGTTASEASNLQNIWNGTDKRFITEVNATPLGTLTLLTPMSKVEAIEQALLRRLLIVFCVAGVLMFLLSLFITKKLIQPLMRLRDELKKVKDRHFSDVKLIKAGGEIGSVAQSVYEMAGELRRFNHVQKQFFQNASHELKTPLMSISGYAEGIRDGIFEGENVPKGLDIIMSESGRLKKLVTEMTLLAKLDSEEDIFKTTEVCLKDLLIETIERMNPLLMKRGLTLHTSYDEHEPLTIRADRDKLLQALLNVVSNATRYANQQIHIDATIKNGRIEISVSDDGAGISEDLLPYLFHRFVKGKDGESGLGLAISRAIIERCGGLITAGNRKEGGAVISIGFPAASPT, from the coding sequence ATGAAGCTGGTACATCAGATTAATTTAGCCTTTGGCATAGCGCTGGTGTTAGTGCTTTCCGTCACGGCTGTCGTGATCCATCATGTGCTGTTAGATCATTTTATCGGAGTACAGAAGGAAGATTTGAAAACAATGAGTGTTGCAATGACAGCCTCGTTAAGTCAGGAAAGCGCGGAAAATATGGTCATCGGGGATCCATTCACCATGTTACCCGCAATCATATCTCCTGCAACTGCAGGTGTTGAGGCCATTCTTACCGATGAGACAGGAAACGTTGTGTCCACATCTGTGCCTATGGATCGCATCGAAATAGTCATGGGCACTACGGCAAGCGAAGCCTCGAATCTACAAAACATTTGGAACGGGACGGATAAACGGTTTATTACTGAAGTTAATGCAACGCCTCTAGGAACGTTGACTCTCCTTACTCCTATGAGCAAGGTTGAAGCCATCGAACAAGCGCTGCTTAGAAGACTACTCATCGTTTTCTGTGTGGCAGGGGTGCTTATGTTCCTGTTGAGTCTATTTATCACGAAAAAGCTAATTCAACCTTTGATGAGGCTGCGGGATGAGCTTAAAAAGGTGAAGGATCGACACTTTTCAGACGTTAAGTTGATCAAGGCCGGAGGGGAAATTGGGTCCGTCGCGCAATCGGTATATGAGATGGCTGGTGAATTGAGACGGTTTAACCATGTGCAGAAGCAATTTTTTCAAAATGCTTCCCATGAATTAAAGACACCCTTAATGTCCATCTCAGGTTACGCCGAAGGGATCAGAGACGGCATTTTCGAAGGTGAAAATGTCCCGAAGGGCCTCGATATTATTATGAGTGAGAGCGGCCGGTTGAAGAAACTCGTTACGGAGATGACGCTGCTTGCGAAGCTGGACAGTGAGGAAGATATATTCAAAACCACGGAGGTTTGTCTGAAGGACCTGCTGATAGAAACCATTGAACGTATGAACCCTCTTTTGATGAAGAGAGGGCTGACCCTGCATACGTCATACGACGAGCATGAACCACTTACGATCCGTGCCGACAGGGATAAGCTGTTACAGGCACTACTTAATGTGGTCTCTAATGCAACCCGGTATGCAAATCAACAGATCCATATTGATGCTACGATCAAGAATGGCCGCATTGAAATATCAGTTAGCGATGATGGTGCCGGAATATCAGAAGACCTGCTTCCTTATCTGTTCCACCGGTTTGTAAAAGGAAAAGACGGTGAGTCCGGACTCGGGCTGGCCATATCCCGTGCGATCATCGAGCGCTGCGGAGGTCTTATCACGGCGGGCAACCGTAAGGAAGGCGGTGCGGTGATCTCGATTGGATTTCCTGCGGCATCGCCCACGTAG
- a CDS encoding zinc-binding dehydrogenase has translation MKAIVHAGLKGLTYEHVIDKQPSYGEVKVRLKAAGLNHRDLFLMADRTEQDAPLILGSDGAGRIEAIGEGVSNLTVGSDVIINPCIGWESADNVPYVPAIVGGPSDGTFAESIIVPAQNAVSKPAYLSWEEAGVLPLSALTAYRALFTRGCLQRGEHVLIPGIGGGVATYAMLMASAAGARVSVTSRSETKRQAALAHGADYAFDSHSDWKNSMNGDTVDLILDSIGPATFQHYFEIIKPNGRIVTFGASSGDRMEIPIRSIFFPQISIIGTSMGSSEEFTAMLQFMERHSLRPIIDRVYPLQDTIQAFQRLQQGEQFGNIGVRID, from the coding sequence ATGAAAGCAATCGTACATGCCGGCTTGAAGGGCCTGACATATGAACACGTTATTGACAAACAGCCGAGCTACGGCGAAGTAAAAGTGAGGCTGAAAGCTGCAGGGTTGAACCATCGAGACTTGTTCCTCATGGCAGATAGAACAGAACAGGATGCCCCTTTGATTCTCGGTTCGGATGGCGCGGGCAGGATTGAAGCAATAGGTGAAGGCGTATCCAACCTTACAGTAGGTTCAGATGTCATCATTAATCCGTGTATCGGATGGGAATCCGCCGACAATGTTCCATACGTTCCAGCCATTGTAGGCGGTCCTTCAGATGGTACATTCGCCGAGTCTATCATCGTACCTGCGCAAAATGCCGTCAGCAAGCCAGCTTACCTATCTTGGGAAGAAGCGGGCGTGCTGCCCTTGTCCGCCTTGACAGCCTATCGGGCTCTGTTCACGAGAGGCTGCTTACAGCGAGGTGAACATGTCCTTATTCCTGGTATTGGTGGCGGTGTAGCGACTTATGCCATGCTTATGGCTTCAGCGGCGGGTGCACGAGTCAGCGTCACATCGCGCAGTGAAACGAAGAGACAAGCTGCACTCGCACATGGTGCTGACTATGCATTTGACAGTCATAGCGATTGGAAGAACAGTATGAACGGTGACACCGTGGACCTCATCCTTGACAGTATCGGGCCTGCAACGTTTCAACACTACTTTGAGATCATTAAGCCGAATGGCCGTATCGTTACGTTTGGAGCAAGCTCGGGAGATCGAATGGAGATCCCGATACGATCCATATTTTTCCCCCAAATCAGTATCATCGGCACCTCAATGGGAAGCAGTGAAGAGTTTACTGCTATGCTTCAATTTATGGAACGCCACTCGCTCCGCCCTATCATTGACAGAGTGTATCCTTTACAAGATACGATTCAAGCCTTTCAACGACTGCAACAGGGAGAGCAATTCGGTAATATAGGGGTCAGAATAGATTGA
- a CDS encoding polysaccharide deacetylase family protein → MSVIDVWQGDVNQAICAFTFDDGPSQLPLELWLDVLEQEGVVGTFFFTGEWMDRYPDKAREILSQGHVLAPHTYHHRRMEEVPKSVFLEQLKLTELAYQEATGLPCPSFMRFPYCSYREENLDWLAEWGYLDIEGIDSGDWAGRSAEDIVAKVEPILDKGAIVVMHSNDIAKGSPDALRSLIRIAKQRGLRGVGIPEILESVGLEVGYRPWKITVEVPTKLENSTEGWVPLNNSQELAAQSIEWSIPQYTLQFTSESEWLEHLENPLREFGVTENRQLFSVKEFSGSYWGYVRVGVTKDTLVLLDYAVKEAHADTLVYLLRWAAETASGLGLTRIEARRDIRKLNEMCRQLGWQSEIKEDQ, encoded by the coding sequence ATGTCAGTTATAGATGTTTGGCAAGGTGATGTTAACCAAGCAATCTGCGCATTTACGTTTGATGACGGACCCTCCCAACTTCCACTTGAGTTGTGGCTTGATGTTCTGGAGCAGGAAGGAGTCGTGGGTACCTTTTTCTTCACAGGAGAGTGGATGGATAGATACCCGGACAAAGCGAGAGAAATACTTTCCCAGGGTCATGTCCTTGCCCCTCATACATATCATCATCGCCGGATGGAAGAAGTACCAAAGTCCGTATTTTTGGAGCAGCTAAAGCTGACTGAGTTGGCTTATCAGGAGGCGACGGGCCTTCCTTGCCCAAGCTTTATGCGTTTTCCTTATTGTTCGTACCGGGAGGAAAATCTAGATTGGTTGGCCGAGTGGGGGTATCTGGATATCGAAGGGATCGATTCCGGAGATTGGGCAGGCAGATCTGCGGAGGATATTGTTGCTAAGGTCGAGCCTATTCTTGATAAAGGTGCGATTGTGGTCATGCATAGCAATGATATTGCGAAAGGCTCTCCTGATGCTTTAAGATCGCTTATCCGGATAGCCAAACAAAGAGGGCTGAGAGGCGTAGGTATACCCGAAATACTAGAGTCCGTTGGATTAGAAGTGGGTTACAGGCCTTGGAAAATTACGGTCGAGGTTCCTACTAAGCTGGAAAATTCCACAGAAGGTTGGGTTCCCTTGAATAACAGCCAGGAACTTGCAGCCCAGTCGATAGAATGGAGCATTCCACAATATACACTGCAATTCACTTCCGAGAGCGAATGGCTTGAGCATCTAGAGAATCCTCTTCGTGAGTTTGGCGTTACGGAGAATCGACAGCTGTTTTCCGTCAAGGAGTTTAGTGGCTCCTATTGGGGTTATGTACGCGTCGGCGTCACGAAAGATACGCTTGTATTATTGGATTATGCTGTAAAGGAAGCACATGCGGATACATTGGTGTACCTACTTCGTTGGGCTGCAGAAACTGCGTCTGGACTAGGACTAACCCGAATTGAGGCAAGACGGGATATTCGCAAGCTGAACGAGATGTGCAGACAGCTAGGCTGGCAATCGGAGATTAAGGAAGATCAATAA
- a CDS encoding transglutaminase domain-containing protein codes for MVVLSAIMLVLTGCSGSSGSESGQTDVALSENGPKLSETSSVTVLDIKKKYGTEADKSLMPMYNVARDEVFTFKFKSEFVSVIADDIISVHTDVKALKQSKLFTFTDFISFSNSNTIQIKPIDSVLTSSDTKEGGWGNAPIYYIRINYDLDAPEPTKLERPIIVPFTIKSDLPNPTLRYEINNSGEFKLVWDKVEGATSYRVYNRKIMGRIGEAENLPLNGPEEGYGGLFQSPHLEREVKETELSYFLSSFDPEEPDPDDYYKTHQNLGVNGEYYVTAVNEDKESNFSNVVSTTSLSTRIPENFEGDIGFNSYNTFSQLPKRASVEFVNGSLSSRNIIYDTDNIKIQESNKTPVYYTVEGTTFKGLVNVKDITEADIQQLKDSQMSETSTGYIEPKNTTDYVPSPDVPTVIQQEEVSETQEGPSNNVTDTQKQNTEKKVEEGNKETVSAPELIKDVEVNADSALEEYLALKMMNAEQEISLRAFPEAQNFETLSDVLQKSMYQNPLVLGVKGFGYDYDSLNLTIKYDDTAESIKKKQEEIIAEAKKIVSSTIKSDMSVEQKHKAIYDYLNENTKYDGEALASAEASGFQEVDPKFNDSFNTYGIMVKKVGVCASYASVYKILSDLAGLESVVVTGDMSGVPHAWNKVKLDNGWVNVDSTNNATNSGIPYLLFNSSDETAKSLNFTVSKEFWIDSQISQFDAKDGSKDYYKANDLEATSSSELGAKLLEKVKEGNTFIVVRLAGRIDEAVLIEEAQKALSVLPEDKLKNAQMGSLSSYIMVKY; via the coding sequence ATGGTAGTTTTATCTGCAATAATGCTAGTTTTAACAGGGTGTTCTGGGAGTTCGGGGTCTGAATCTGGGCAAACAGACGTTGCTTTATCTGAAAATGGACCTAAGCTGTCCGAAACAAGTAGTGTAACAGTACTAGATATTAAGAAGAAGTACGGCACTGAAGCGGACAAGTCCTTAATGCCGATGTACAATGTAGCAAGAGACGAGGTTTTTACTTTCAAATTCAAGAGTGAGTTTGTCAGTGTTATCGCTGATGATATTATTTCAGTACATACCGATGTAAAAGCCCTTAAACAGAGTAAGCTATTTACTTTCACAGACTTTATAAGTTTTTCCAATTCAAATACGATTCAGATAAAGCCGATTGATAGTGTTTTAACCTCCTCTGATACCAAGGAAGGTGGATGGGGTAATGCTCCGATCTACTATATTAGAATCAACTATGATCTTGACGCACCTGAACCTACAAAACTTGAAAGGCCTATTATCGTTCCTTTCACGATCAAATCAGATTTGCCTAATCCAACATTAAGATACGAGATCAATAATAGTGGAGAATTCAAGTTGGTTTGGGATAAAGTAGAAGGAGCGACATCGTACAGAGTTTATAATAGAAAAATAATGGGACGTATTGGAGAGGCAGAAAACCTACCTTTAAACGGACCTGAAGAGGGTTATGGTGGACTGTTTCAGTCTCCACATCTTGAAAGGGAAGTGAAAGAAACTGAGTTGTCTTATTTCCTTTCTAGCTTTGATCCAGAAGAACCAGATCCAGATGATTATTACAAAACCCATCAAAACTTAGGGGTTAATGGAGAATATTATGTAACCGCGGTAAATGAGGATAAGGAGTCTAACTTCAGTAATGTGGTAAGCACGACCAGCTTATCCACACGAATTCCTGAAAACTTTGAGGGAGATATCGGCTTTAATAGTTATAATACTTTCTCCCAATTACCTAAGAGGGCTAGTGTGGAATTTGTCAATGGTTCCTTGTCTTCACGAAATATTATTTACGATACAGACAATATTAAGATTCAAGAATCCAATAAAACCCCAGTTTATTATACGGTAGAAGGAACAACTTTCAAGGGGCTTGTCAACGTAAAGGACATCACTGAAGCTGATATCCAACAATTAAAAGATAGTCAAATGTCAGAAACGAGCACGGGGTATATAGAACCTAAGAATACTACAGATTATGTCCCTTCTCCAGATGTGCCTACTGTCATCCAACAAGAGGAAGTTTCTGAAACTCAAGAAGGACCCTCTAACAATGTAACAGATACTCAGAAACAGAATACCGAGAAGAAGGTAGAAGAGGGTAACAAGGAAACGGTATCTGCACCTGAATTAATTAAAGATGTAGAAGTAAATGCTGATTCTGCTCTTGAAGAGTATTTGGCTTTGAAAATGATGAATGCTGAGCAGGAGATTTCCTTAAGGGCTTTCCCTGAGGCTCAGAATTTTGAGACATTATCGGATGTATTGCAAAAATCCATGTATCAAAACCCGCTTGTTCTTGGGGTAAAGGGATTTGGTTACGATTACGATTCCTTGAATCTGACAATTAAGTATGATGACACAGCTGAATCCATTAAGAAGAAACAAGAAGAGATCATTGCCGAGGCTAAAAAAATTGTTTCTTCCACGATCAAATCAGATATGTCGGTAGAGCAGAAGCATAAAGCTATTTATGATTATCTGAACGAAAACACGAAGTATGACGGTGAAGCTTTAGCAAGTGCGGAAGCGAGCGGATTCCAAGAAGTAGACCCTAAGTTCAATGATTCTTTCAATACTTACGGGATTATGGTCAAGAAAGTCGGGGTATGTGCCTCTTATGCTTCCGTTTATAAGATTTTGAGCGACCTAGCGGGTTTAGAAAGTGTAGTCGTTACGGGAGATATGAGTGGCGTTCCACATGCTTGGAATAAGGTGAAACTGGATAACGGTTGGGTGAATGTGGACTCTACGAATAATGCTACCAATAGCGGCATTCCTTATCTCTTGTTTAACTCTAGTGATGAAACAGCTAAATCTCTTAATTTCACAGTGAGTAAAGAGTTTTGGATAGATAGTCAGATCTCACAATTTGATGCGAAAGATGGCTCTAAGGATTATTACAAAGCAAATGATTTGGAAGCCACATCTTCTAGTGAATTAGGGGCAAAATTATTAGAAAAGGTAAAAGAGGGAAATACTTTCATCGTGGTTCGTCTTGCAGGTCGAATTGATGAAGCAGTCTTAATAGAGGAAGCGCAAAAAGCCTTGAGTGTCCTACCTGAGGATAAGTTAAAGAATGCTCAAATGGGTAGTTTAAGCAGTTATATTATGGTTAAATATTAG
- a CDS encoding response regulator transcription factor, with translation MNNNYLIAVVDDDQHIRNLVEAYLQKENYRTIGLSSAEEAWTLWQTSPPDMWVLDIMLPGMDGYEFCRRIRNEAEVPIIMISARDNEVDKILGLELGSDDYLVKPFSPRELVARIKRQLQRWYKMSNPVVEGVSIPTTPARIEIGRLQLLLEERRVFWCEEEVDLTSKEFTMLRVFADSPNRAFTRDELLTFVWGDDYFGSDRAVDHLIKRMRKKLEHVPIEAVWGHGYRMRTEGDEQTDEAGTSD, from the coding sequence ATGAATAATAACTATCTCATTGCCGTAGTGGACGATGATCAGCATATACGCAATCTTGTGGAAGCTTACTTGCAAAAGGAAAATTACCGAACCATCGGACTTAGTAGTGCAGAGGAAGCATGGACTTTGTGGCAGACAAGCCCACCGGACATGTGGGTGCTCGACATCATGCTTCCCGGCATGGACGGGTACGAATTTTGCAGGCGAATCCGGAATGAGGCAGAGGTGCCGATCATTATGATTTCTGCAAGGGATAATGAAGTTGATAAAATATTAGGTCTGGAACTTGGAAGCGATGATTATCTGGTCAAGCCGTTTAGCCCCCGAGAGCTAGTAGCCCGCATTAAACGGCAGCTCCAACGGTGGTATAAAATGAGCAACCCGGTAGTAGAAGGGGTAAGCATCCCAACTACGCCCGCCCGCATTGAAATCGGCCGGCTTCAGCTGTTGCTGGAGGAAAGACGCGTGTTCTGGTGTGAAGAAGAAGTAGACCTGACCAGCAAAGAATTCACAATGCTGAGGGTATTCGCCGATTCACCGAACCGCGCCTTTACGAGAGACGAGTTGCTGACATTCGTCTGGGGAGACGATTATTTTGGAAGCGACCGCGCCGTCGATCATTTGATTAAGAGGATGCGTAAAAAGTTAGAACATGTACCGATTGAAGCGGTATGGGGACATGGCTATCGCATGAGAACAGAGGGGGATGAGCAGACGGATGAAGCTGGTACATCAGATTAA
- a CDS encoding macrolide family glycosyltransferase, with protein MARVLVVMTPAEGHVNPSLGLIKQLVENGEEIVYVCTEEYRTKIEQTGAQLRTYTFFKDPDLKPIEFNHPYQFAHRMVSSIIQRIIPEVLRVIENESYDYLIFDSLMGWGGQIIAGRLGIPAVCSISSFVFVEPLGSGYELEVSNEEVRELYETTMKLTQQLAARFDVEAPAMEDITGHPGQLKLVYTSRYFQPLAERLDDSFIFSGPSIVPRNDAPTFSYERLHTSYKQTVYISMGTILNRDIDFYKLCFTAFHDLPVQFILSSGKQTNIEPLVDYIPDNFIVRPYLPQLEVLQHVDAFLTHAGMNSTSEALYYNVPLVMLPLTSDQPLVARRVQELGAGVIVDKDNLTPEALRTALLEVLNNASYKQQACVIGETLRQAGGYKQAAAAIMNFFADCRLSAIPSLD; from the coding sequence TTGGCGCGTGTATTAGTTGTTATGACACCTGCAGAGGGACATGTTAATCCGTCGTTGGGGTTAATCAAGCAGCTGGTAGAGAACGGCGAGGAAATAGTCTATGTGTGCACAGAAGAATATCGTACGAAAATTGAACAGACAGGAGCACAATTAAGAACCTATACCTTCTTTAAAGATCCTGATTTAAAGCCGATAGAATTTAACCATCCTTATCAATTTGCGCATAGGATGGTTAGCAGTATTATTCAGCGGATTATCCCGGAGGTTCTGAGAGTTATCGAGAATGAATCATATGATTATTTGATTTTTGACTCTTTAATGGGATGGGGAGGCCAAATCATTGCTGGAAGGCTGGGCATACCAGCGGTATGCTCTATCAGTTCCTTTGTTTTTGTGGAGCCTCTGGGATCAGGCTATGAATTAGAGGTGAGCAATGAAGAGGTTAGGGAGCTCTATGAGACTACAATGAAATTGACGCAGCAATTAGCTGCTCGTTTCGATGTGGAAGCTCCTGCTATGGAGGACATTACTGGGCATCCAGGGCAATTAAAGCTCGTATATACAAGCCGTTATTTTCAACCATTAGCGGAAAGGCTGGACGATAGCTTTATTTTTTCTGGCCCTTCTATTGTGCCTCGCAATGATGCGCCAACTTTCTCATATGAACGGCTTCATACTTCGTATAAACAGACAGTTTACATTTCAATGGGAACCATTTTAAATAGAGACATTGATTTTTATAAGCTTTGCTTTACAGCATTTCATGATTTGCCTGTACAATTTATATTGTCTTCAGGGAAACAAACAAATATAGAGCCATTGGTTGATTATATCCCTGACAATTTTATAGTAAGGCCATATCTTCCGCAACTGGAAGTGCTGCAACATGTAGATGCATTTCTTACACATGCTGGCATGAACAGTACAAGTGAAGCCTTGTATTACAATGTGCCGCTGGTGATGCTTCCATTGACCTCGGATCAGCCTCTTGTGGCAAGGCGGGTGCAGGAGCTTGGTGCGGGTGTTATCGTTGATAAAGACAACCTCACTCCCGAGGCGTTGAGAACTGCTTTATTAGAGGTATTGAACAATGCATCCTATAAGCAGCAAGCTTGCGTGATTGGCGAAACTTTACGTCAGGCTGGTGGCTACAAGCAGGCTGCTGCTGCCATCATGAACTTTTTTGCCGATTGTAGATTGTCAGCAATCCCTTCACTAGACTGA